One Gaiellales bacterium DNA window includes the following coding sequences:
- the panC gene encoding pantoate--beta-alanine ligase, translated as MSTALVPTMGALHDGHRALLRAARAENDRVVMSLFVNPTQFGAGEDFERYPRDEQRDRRIAGEEGVDEVFAPSVERMYPERFSSRVEVAGVADRYEGAARPGHFAAVATVVLKLLNIVRPDRVYFGQKDAQQLAVVRRMVRDLDVRVEVRAIPTEREADGLALSSRNIYLDAGERGRAASLHEALIAGDRTLVQGDLEYFDVVDPETFEPCEPRAGALRIAAARFGSTRLIDNVVLEEP; from the coding sequence GTGAGCACCGCGCTCGTTCCCACGATGGGCGCGCTCCACGACGGCCACCGTGCGCTGCTGCGAGCCGCCCGCGCTGAGAACGACCGCGTGGTGATGAGCCTGTTCGTCAACCCGACCCAGTTCGGGGCGGGCGAGGATTTCGAGCGCTACCCTCGCGACGAGCAGCGCGACCGGCGGATCGCCGGCGAGGAGGGCGTGGACGAGGTCTTCGCACCCTCCGTGGAGCGCATGTACCCCGAGCGCTTCTCCTCACGCGTCGAGGTGGCCGGCGTGGCCGATCGCTACGAGGGAGCCGCGCGGCCCGGGCACTTCGCCGCGGTGGCGACCGTCGTCCTCAAGCTCCTGAACATCGTCAGACCGGACCGCGTCTACTTCGGGCAGAAGGACGCCCAGCAGCTTGCCGTGGTGCGCCGCATGGTGCGCGACCTCGACGTCCGGGTGGAGGTGCGGGCGATCCCCACCGAACGTGAGGCCGACGGCCTGGCGCTCTCGAGCCGCAACATCTACCTCGACGCCGGCGAGCGCGGGCGCGCGGCGTCGCTCCACGAGGCGCTCATCGCGGGCGACCGCACCCTGGTGCAGGGCGACCTCGAGTACTTCGACGTGGTCGACCCGGAGACGTTCGAGCCGTGCGAGCCCCGTGCCGGCGCGCTGCGCATAGCGGCAGCCCGGTTCGGGTCGACGCGGCTGATCGACAACGTCGTCCTGGAGGAGCCGTGA
- a CDS encoding DUF2520 domain-containing protein, whose amino-acid sequence MHTTTVVIGAGRVGRTVAARLGGARLVSRGERPDLSGCTLLLIATPDSQIEPVCRTLAPALPAGAGVVHFSGATTVHALDAARGPTACVHPLQTVWVERGPDQLEGAYAAVTGDIGLGERLASDLGMTAFPLADDAKAVYHAASAFASNYLVTLTHVAVGLLERAGLDRELALEALRPLQHRTVDVAGRPPTGPIARGDAATVRAHIDAVGPELAPLYRALGRATLPLVNPRSASAVEPLL is encoded by the coding sequence ATGCACACCACCACCGTCGTCATCGGGGCCGGCAGGGTCGGCCGCACTGTCGCCGCCCGGCTGGGCGGGGCGAGGCTGGTCAGCCGCGGCGAGCGGCCGGATCTGTCGGGGTGCACGCTGCTCCTGATCGCCACGCCGGATTCGCAGATCGAGCCGGTCTGCCGCACGCTTGCGCCGGCGCTTCCCGCCGGCGCCGGCGTCGTCCATTTCTCCGGTGCCACCACGGTTCACGCGCTCGACGCCGCGCGCGGCCCGACGGCGTGCGTCCATCCCCTGCAGACGGTCTGGGTGGAACGCGGCCCCGATCAGCTGGAAGGCGCCTATGCGGCGGTCACCGGCGACATCGGGCTCGGCGAGCGCCTCGCATCCGACCTGGGCATGACGGCGTTCCCGCTCGCCGACGACGCGAAGGCCGTCTACCACGCGGCCTCCGCCTTCGCGTCGAACTACCTGGTCACCCTGACCCACGTCGCGGTCGGGCTGCTCGAGCGCGCGGGACTCGACCGTGAGCTGGCGCTGGAGGCGCTGCGACCGCTCCAGCACCGCACCGTCGATGTCGCCGGACGTCCGCCCACGGGGCCGATTGCACGAGGTGACGCGGCCACGGTCCGCGCGCACATCGACGCCGTCGGGCCCGAGCTGGCGCCGCTCTACCGTGCCCTGGGCCGCGCGACGCTGCCGCTGGTCAACCCGCGCTCCGCGTCCGCGGTGGAGCCGCTGCTGTGA
- a CDS encoding zinc ribbon domain-containing protein: MPIYEYLCSGCSGTFEELVSASGEASVRCPSCGDAAVTRLLSSFATSRPEGAMVGGGGGCCGGSCGCGH; encoded by the coding sequence ATGCCCATCTACGAGTACCTCTGCAGCGGATGCTCCGGCACCTTCGAGGAGCTGGTCTCCGCCAGCGGCGAGGCCTCGGTGCGGTGCCCGTCCTGCGGTGACGCGGCGGTCACGCGGCTGCTGTCCTCGTTCGCGACCTCCCGCCCGGAGGGCGCGATGGTCGGCGGTGGCGGCGGCTGCTGCGGCGGCAGCTGCGGCTGCGGGCACTAG